One region of Vibrio pelagius genomic DNA includes:
- a CDS encoding DUF924 family protein, whose product MTVGYQDVLAFWFDELTPRDWFNGGEEIDRQITERFAEIHAAAVQGELYTWRESALGRLAEIIVLDQFSRNIGRDTPQAFSADPMALVLAQEAVAGGYDHQLSEQQKSFLYMPYMHSESLMIHEKAVELFNQTGLEHNLDFEFKHKVIIEKFGRYPHRNQVLGRVSTQEELAFLQQPDSSF is encoded by the coding sequence ATGACAGTTGGTTATCAAGATGTTTTGGCGTTCTGGTTTGACGAATTAACCCCTCGAGATTGGTTCAATGGTGGCGAGGAAATAGATCGACAGATAACAGAGCGCTTCGCTGAGATTCACGCTGCGGCTGTGCAAGGCGAGCTATATACATGGCGTGAAAGCGCATTAGGGCGTCTGGCTGAAATCATTGTGTTAGACCAGTTTTCAAGAAACATTGGTCGCGATACGCCACAAGCCTTCTCAGCCGACCCGATGGCACTAGTACTTGCACAAGAAGCGGTAGCTGGTGGCTACGATCACCAACTCAGCGAACAGCAGAAAAGTTTCTTATACATGCCGTATATGCACAGTGAGTCGTTGATGATTCATGAGAAGGCGGTTGAACTGTTTAACCAAACGGGTTTGGAACATAACCTCGATTTTGAGTTTAAACATAAGGTGATCATTGAGAAGTTTGGTCGCTACCCACATCGTAATCAAGTGCTTGGACGCGTTTCAACGCAAGAGGAGCTGGCATTTTTGCAGCAGCCAGACTCCAGTTTCTAG
- the djlA gene encoding co-chaperone DjlA, translating to MQIFGKILGAFFGFLFGGPLGLIFGLFLGHQFDKARRLNQSGFNTSGFGSGPSQAEKQQEFFKAAFAVMGHVAKAKGQVTREEIQLASTMMERMNLHGEQRIAAQNAFREGKESDFPLKETLERVKISSGGRFDLLQFFLELQVSAAFADGSLHPSERQVLHKIAQGLGFSSEQLERRLQMQEAAFRFQQQGGSFGGGHHQGQSSGWQQATQQDQLADAFKVLGVSESSDGKAVKKAYRKLMNEHHPDKLMAKGLPPEMMNVAKEKSQEIQNAYDLIKKVKGFK from the coding sequence ATGCAAATATTTGGCAAAATTTTGGGCGCTTTTTTTGGTTTCTTGTTTGGCGGACCCTTGGGCCTAATTTTTGGTCTATTTCTTGGTCATCAATTTGATAAAGCGCGTCGTTTAAATCAGTCAGGCTTTAACACGTCGGGGTTTGGTAGTGGGCCAAGTCAGGCTGAGAAGCAACAGGAGTTCTTTAAAGCGGCATTCGCGGTTATGGGACACGTAGCGAAGGCGAAAGGTCAAGTAACACGTGAAGAGATCCAATTAGCATCGACAATGATGGAGCGCATGAATCTTCATGGTGAGCAGCGTATTGCCGCTCAGAATGCGTTCCGTGAAGGTAAAGAGAGCGACTTCCCACTGAAAGAGACGCTCGAGCGAGTTAAGATTTCATCGGGTGGCCGCTTTGATTTGCTGCAGTTTTTCCTTGAACTTCAAGTATCAGCAGCGTTTGCTGATGGCAGCTTGCACCCTAGTGAACGTCAAGTTCTGCATAAGATAGCTCAAGGTCTTGGCTTTTCATCGGAGCAGCTAGAACGTCGTCTACAAATGCAAGAAGCTGCATTTCGTTTTCAGCAGCAAGGTGGTAGTTTTGGTGGCGGTCATCATCAAGGGCAGTCTTCGGGCTGGCAGCAAGCGACTCAACAAGACCAACTGGCGGATGCCTTTAAAGTCTTAGGTGTCAGTGAATCCTCAGATGGTAAAGCGGTGAAGAAAGCCTACCGTAAGTTAATGAATGAGCATCATCCAGATAAGCTAATGGCAAAAGGTTTACCGCCAGAGATGATGAACGTTGCCAAAGAGAAATCTCAGGAAATTCAAAATGCTTACGATCTAATTAAGAAGGTCAAAGGCTTCAAATAA
- the leuA gene encoding 2-isopropylmalate synthase has protein sequence MNDQVIIFDTTLRDGEQALAASLTVKEKLQIAYALERLGVDVIEAGFPVSSPGDFESVQTIAKNIKNSRICALSRAVAKDIDAAAEALKVAEAFRIHTFISTSTVHVQDKLRRSYDDVVEMGVKAVKHARNYTDDVEFSCEDAGRTPIDNLCRMVEAAIDAGAKTINIPDTVGYTVPNEFGGIIQTLFNRVPNIDKAIISVHCHDDLGMSVANSIAAVQAGARQVEGTINGIGERAGNCSLEEIAMIIKTRQELLGVHTGLKHEEIHRTSKLVSQLCHMPIQDNKAIVGANAFSHSSGIHQDGMLKNKNTYEIMTPESIGLKDKALNLTSRSGRAAVKSHMDAMGYQENEYNLDSLYEDFLKLADRKGQVFDYDLEALMHFANLRDEDDFYKLNYLSVQSGSVMSTTSIKLQCGDEEKCEAAVGNGPVDALYQCIYRLTGYEIVLDKFDLTAKGEGEDGLGQADIIANYKGRKYHGTGVSTDIVEASGQALLHVINSIQRADTIAEMKQQRIETV, from the coding sequence ATGAACGATCAAGTGATAATTTTTGATACGACTTTACGAGACGGCGAGCAGGCACTAGCTGCAAGCCTGACAGTAAAAGAGAAGTTACAAATTGCTTATGCACTTGAAAGACTCGGTGTGGACGTTATTGAAGCGGGTTTCCCTGTTTCATCTCCGGGTGATTTTGAGTCAGTGCAAACCATCGCTAAGAACATCAAAAACAGCCGTATTTGTGCTCTTTCTCGTGCCGTTGCCAAAGATATTGACGCAGCTGCGGAGGCTTTGAAAGTTGCTGAAGCATTTCGTATTCATACCTTTATCTCAACTTCTACAGTTCACGTACAAGACAAGCTTCGTCGCAGTTACGACGACGTGGTTGAGATGGGTGTTAAAGCGGTAAAACACGCACGTAACTACACTGATGATGTTGAATTCTCTTGTGAAGATGCAGGTCGTACACCTATTGATAACCTATGTCGCATGGTAGAAGCCGCGATTGATGCAGGCGCAAAAACCATAAACATTCCAGACACGGTGGGCTACACAGTACCCAATGAGTTCGGTGGCATTATCCAAACACTGTTCAACCGTGTACCAAACATCGACAAAGCGATCATCTCCGTTCACTGTCACGATGATCTAGGTATGTCAGTCGCAAACTCTATTGCTGCGGTACAAGCGGGGGCTCGTCAGGTTGAAGGTACGATCAATGGTATTGGTGAGCGTGCGGGTAACTGTTCTCTTGAAGAGATCGCAATGATCATCAAGACACGTCAAGAGTTGCTAGGCGTTCATACAGGCCTTAAACACGAAGAGATTCACCGCACCAGTAAGCTAGTGAGTCAGCTATGTCACATGCCAATCCAAGACAACAAAGCCATTGTCGGTGCGAACGCCTTTAGCCACTCTTCGGGTATCCACCAAGACGGCATGCTTAAGAACAAAAATACCTACGAGATCATGACTCCTGAGTCTATAGGTCTTAAAGATAAAGCGCTAAACCTAACCAGCCGCAGTGGCCGTGCAGCCGTTAAGAGCCACATGGATGCGATGGGTTACCAAGAAAACGAGTACAACCTAGATTCATTGTACGAAGATTTCTTGAAGCTAGCCGACCGCAAGGGTCAAGTATTCGATTACGACTTAGAAGCCTTGATGCATTTCGCTAACCTTCGCGACGAAGATGACTTCTACAAGTTGAACTACCTAAGTGTTCAATCTGGCAGTGTGATGTCGACCACCAGCATCAAGCTGCAATGTGGTGATGAAGAGAAGTGTGAAGCAGCAGTCGGTAATGGCCCTGTTGATGCGCTATACCAATGTATCTACCGTTTGACTGGCTACGAAATCGTACTAGACAAGTTCGACCTAACGGCAAAAGGGGAAGGGGAAGATGGCTTAGGACAAGCAGACATCATCGCTAACTACAAAGGTCGCAAATACCACGGTACTGGCGTTTCAACCGATATCGTAGAAGCATCTGGCCAAGCGCTACTGCATGTTATCAATAGCATTCAACGTGCAGACACGATTGCTGAAATGAAACAGCAACGAATCGAAACCGTATAA
- the leuC gene encoding 3-isopropylmalate dehydratase large subunit: MSTNQQAKTLYEKVYDAHVAVAAEGENPILYIDRHLVHEVTSPQAFDGLREKGRKVRQVGKTFATMDHNVSTQTKDINASGEMARIQMETLSKNCEEFGVTLYDLNHKYQGIVHVMGPELGITLPGMTIVCGDSHTATHGAFGSLAFGIGTSEVEHVLATQTLKQARAKTMKIEVKGKVAPGITAKDIVLAIIGETTAAGGTGYVVEFCGEAITDLTMEGRMTVCNMAIELGAKAGLIAPDETTYEYIKGRKFSPQGEDFDAAVEYWNTLKTDDDAEFDAVVTLNAADIKPQVTWGTNPGQVISVDTPIPSPDSFSDPVEKASAEKALAYMGLEAGKSLSEYNVDKVFVGSCTNSRIEDMRAAAAVAKGRKVASHVQALIVPGSEQVKAQAEAEGLDVIFKEAGFEWRLPGCSMCLAMNNDRLGPQERCASTSNRNFEGRQGRDGRTHLVSPAMAAAAAIAGHFVDIREL, encoded by the coding sequence ATGTCTACAAACCAGCAAGCCAAAACCTTATACGAAAAAGTCTACGACGCGCACGTTGCCGTTGCAGCTGAGGGTGAAAACCCAATCCTATACATCGATCGCCACCTAGTACACGAAGTAACATCACCGCAAGCCTTTGATGGTCTTCGTGAAAAGGGACGTAAAGTTCGCCAAGTTGGTAAGACTTTCGCGACCATGGATCACAACGTATCCACCCAAACGAAAGACATCAATGCATCAGGTGAGATGGCTCGTATCCAGATGGAAACGCTATCGAAAAACTGTGAAGAGTTTGGCGTTACACTTTACGACTTGAACCACAAATACCAAGGTATTGTGCACGTAATGGGCCCTGAATTGGGTATTACGCTACCGGGTATGACCATCGTTTGTGGTGACTCGCACACAGCGACACACGGCGCATTTGGTTCACTGGCCTTTGGTATCGGTACTTCAGAAGTAGAGCACGTGCTAGCAACTCAAACGCTAAAGCAAGCTCGCGCTAAAACCATGAAAATCGAAGTAAAAGGCAAAGTCGCTCCAGGCATTACCGCTAAAGATATCGTATTGGCGATCATCGGTGAAACAACGGCTGCTGGCGGTACAGGCTATGTTGTTGAGTTCTGCGGTGAAGCCATTACCGATCTTACGATGGAAGGTCGTATGACGGTTTGTAACATGGCGATTGAACTCGGTGCCAAAGCGGGTCTTATCGCACCTGACGAAACCACATACGAATACATCAAGGGCCGTAAATTCTCGCCACAAGGTGAAGACTTTGACGCGGCTGTTGAGTACTGGAACACACTGAAAACCGATGACGACGCAGAGTTTGATGCGGTTGTTACCCTAAATGCTGCAGATATCAAACCACAAGTGACTTGGGGTACTAACCCAGGCCAAGTTATCTCGGTTGATACGCCTATCCCATCACCAGACAGCTTCTCTGACCCAGTTGAAAAAGCGTCGGCTGAAAAAGCATTGGCTTACATGGGCTTAGAAGCAGGTAAATCTCTATCTGAATACAACGTTGATAAAGTATTTGTTGGTTCTTGTACTAACTCTCGCATCGAAGACATGCGCGCTGCTGCAGCGGTAGCGAAAGGTCGTAAAGTCGCATCTCATGTACAGGCTCTGATCGTTCCTGGGTCTGAACAAGTTAAAGCGCAAGCGGAAGCAGAAGGGCTGGATGTCATTTTTAAAGAAGCTGGCTTTGAATGGCGTCTACCTGGTTGTTCTATGTGTCTTGCAATGAACAATGACCGCTTAGGTCCTCAAGAGCGTTGTGCATCAACATCTAACCGTAACTTCGAAGGTCGCCAAGGCCGTGATGGTCGTACACACCTAGTGAGCCCGGCAATGGCCGCTGCTGCTGCGATCGCTGGCCACTTCGTCGATATTCGTGAACTTTAA
- the leuD gene encoding 3-isopropylmalate dehydratase small subunit encodes MSGFKQHTGLVVPLDAANVDTDAIIPKQFLQKVSRLGFGKHLFHDWRFLDDAGQQPNPEFVMNAPRYQGASILLARENFGCGSSREHAPWALADYGIKAMIAPSFADIFYGNSINNQMVPVRLTEQEVDEIFQFVEANEGAEVEVDLEANVVRANGKEYSFEIDEFRRHCLLNGLDNIGLTLQHEEKISAYEANIPSFLK; translated from the coding sequence ATGTCAGGTTTCAAACAACACACTGGTTTAGTCGTTCCTCTAGATGCTGCGAACGTTGATACCGATGCCATCATTCCAAAACAGTTCCTACAAAAAGTATCTCGCTTGGGCTTTGGTAAACACCTTTTCCATGATTGGCGTTTCCTAGATGATGCAGGTCAGCAACCAAACCCAGAGTTTGTAATGAACGCCCCTCGCTATCAAGGCGCTTCTATTTTGTTGGCTCGCGAAAACTTCGGCTGTGGTTCATCACGTGAACACGCGCCTTGGGCACTCGCGGATTACGGTATTAAAGCGATGATCGCTCCGAGCTTCGCCGACATCTTCTACGGTAACTCCATCAATAACCAGATGGTACCAGTGCGCCTAACTGAGCAAGAAGTCGATGAAATCTTCCAGTTCGTTGAAGCGAATGAAGGGGCTGAAGTTGAAGTAGACCTAGAAGCGAACGTGGTTCGTGCGAACGGCAAAGAGTACTCTTTCGAGATCGACGAATTCCGTCGCCACTGTCTGCTAAATGGCTTAGATAACATTGGTTTAACGCTACAGCACGAAGAGAAAATTTCTGCCTATGAAGCAAACATTCCTAGCTTTCTAAAGTAA
- the surA gene encoding peptidylprolyl isomerase SurA, translated as MTLWKHTLIALATVCTVSVSHAAPVELDKVKVIVNEGVILQSDIDASMKTLRANAKKNGQTLPSQEVLKDQVLEKLIIDTIQTQEAERIGVRIDDSRLDQAIAGIAKDNNQTIEQLTASVAEQGLSYNAFREQVRKEIAASEARNALVRRRINILPAEVDNLADILAQETNATVQYKIGHIQLRFNDDQTKEELEAQANELVEELNSGKDFSTMAYTYSKGPKALQGGDWGWMRKEEMPTIFADQIKLQNKGSIIGPFRSGVGFHILKIEDVKGLETVAVTEVNARHILVKPTVILSDEGAQELLLDITRRIKAGEATFGELAQQYSQDPGSAVQDGELGYQTPDLYVPEFKHQVETLPEGDISAPFKTVHGWHIVEVLDRREVDRTDSALKNKAYQILFNRKFNEEAGAWLQEVRASAFVEMVEEEQDDN; from the coding sequence ATGACACTGTGGAAACACACATTAATCGCGCTTGCTACTGTTTGTACTGTTTCAGTAAGCCACGCTGCTCCAGTAGAGCTCGACAAAGTAAAAGTCATCGTAAATGAGGGCGTTATCCTACAGAGTGATATCGACGCATCGATGAAAACATTGCGCGCCAATGCTAAGAAAAATGGTCAAACTCTTCCTTCTCAAGAGGTATTAAAAGATCAGGTATTAGAGAAACTGATCATCGACACCATTCAAACTCAAGAAGCAGAGCGCATTGGTGTGCGTATTGACGATAGCCGCCTTGATCAAGCTATCGCCGGTATCGCTAAAGACAACAACCAGACTATAGAGCAGCTCACCGCTTCCGTAGCTGAACAAGGTCTAAGCTACAACGCATTCCGCGAACAGGTAAGAAAAGAGATTGCCGCGAGTGAAGCACGCAATGCGTTGGTACGTCGTCGAATCAACATTCTACCTGCAGAAGTCGACAACCTAGCTGACATCCTAGCGCAAGAAACCAATGCAACGGTTCAATATAAGATTGGTCACATCCAGCTTCGTTTTAACGATGATCAGACCAAAGAAGAACTAGAAGCACAAGCCAATGAGCTTGTTGAAGAGCTGAACTCAGGTAAAGATTTCAGCACCATGGCCTACACTTACTCAAAAGGTCCTAAAGCACTGCAAGGCGGTGATTGGGGGTGGATGCGTAAGGAAGAGATGCCGACAATCTTTGCAGACCAAATCAAACTTCAGAATAAAGGCAGCATCATCGGCCCGTTCCGAAGTGGTGTGGGTTTCCATATTCTAAAAATCGAAGATGTAAAAGGTCTAGAAACCGTCGCTGTAACCGAAGTCAATGCGCGACACATCCTAGTCAAACCAACGGTTATCTTGAGCGATGAAGGTGCGCAAGAGCTTCTGCTCGACATCACACGTCGCATCAAAGCAGGTGAAGCAACCTTTGGTGAATTAGCACAGCAATATAGCCAAGACCCAGGCTCAGCAGTTCAAGATGGTGAATTGGGCTACCAAACTCCAGACCTGTACGTACCAGAGTTTAAACATCAGGTTGAGACTCTGCCTGAAGGCGATATCAGTGCGCCATTTAAAACCGTTCATGGTTGGCACATTGTTGAAGTTCTTGATCGCCGTGAAGTAGACCGCACCGACTCAGCGCTTAAAAACAAAGCTTACCAGATTCTATTCAATCGCAAGTTCAATGAAGAAGCGGGCGCTTGGCTACAAGAGGTTCGAGCAAGCGCTTTTGTAGAGATGGTTGAGGAAGAGCAAGATGACAACTAG
- a CDS encoding DUF547 domain-containing protein has product MKNLLLIISLLFSSLAFSAPKSELWSYWDQSNESNSGTISHATWQQFLDDYLVIDGQNHLVRYQAVSSNDRSQLKQYIGQLATTDPRQLSRAEQYAYWVNLYNAVTVELILDAYPVKSITKLGGLFSFGPWGDEVVTINGKALTLNDIEHRILRPIWQDPRTHYAVNCASLGCPNLQTQAFTAENTEALLERAAHEFVNSDKGVLVLQNKLQLSSIYDWFIADFGTQAQLIEHLNQYRTQPLSNVKNIDYEYDWALNQAK; this is encoded by the coding sequence ATGAAAAACCTACTTCTAATTATTAGCCTACTCTTTTCTTCACTGGCTTTTTCAGCGCCAAAATCAGAACTGTGGTCATATTGGGATCAAAGTAATGAGTCAAATAGTGGCACCATTTCTCATGCTACTTGGCAGCAGTTTCTTGATGATTATCTAGTGATCGACGGACAAAACCATCTAGTTCGTTATCAAGCCGTTAGCTCTAATGATCGCTCACAGCTAAAACAGTATATTGGACAACTCGCCACCACTGACCCTCGACAATTATCTCGAGCAGAACAATATGCCTACTGGGTAAACCTCTACAATGCGGTCACTGTCGAGCTAATCTTAGATGCTTATCCAGTCAAATCGATCACCAAACTCGGCGGTTTGTTCAGTTTTGGTCCGTGGGGAGATGAAGTCGTTACCATTAATGGTAAAGCACTGACTCTGAACGATATTGAGCACCGTATTTTACGCCCAATTTGGCAAGACCCTAGAACACATTACGCCGTCAACTGTGCCAGCTTAGGTTGCCCTAACCTTCAAACTCAAGCGTTTACGGCTGAAAACACCGAAGCCCTACTGGAGCGGGCTGCACACGAGTTTGTGAACAGCGACAAAGGTGTTTTGGTTCTACAGAATAAGTTACAACTCTCTTCAATTTATGACTGGTTTATCGCCGATTTTGGTACTCAGGCGCAACTCATCGAGCACCTCAACCAATATCGTACTCAACCGCTATCAAACGTGAAAAACATCGATTACGAGTATGATTGGGCGCTCAATCAAGCAAAGTAA
- the lptD gene encoding LPS assembly protein LptD yields MQCFSRTLLAASISSALFVPTTQAETTIDDSVQEMPSTDQCLIAPSEDLHLNEPAYVEADRLEAVNGEKASYSGSVKVTQGIKTIEAETVTLHQQENIVVAEGNVTFNDGQFKATSDKVTNNLTTNEFELENTQYQMLCESGRGDARYIARTGKAVYELEDGTITSCPPGDKSWRLKASNIELDQDEESATFVNPRFEVLDVPIFYLPYLTVPVGESRKTGFLYPTFSYGSSDGFETEIPFYWNIAPNYDLQTTAKYMSERGTQLNNEFRHLSQFGQSTVTFEYLDNDSKFKEKGSRWGGQFEFNGIYKEAWKFDVDYAKVSDVDYFTDVDSAIGNREDGQLLQSGSVAYRSLNWDASLAVRDFQVLTEGENQPYQLMPQVKFNYYAPILWNTVEMDVISHVSRFETEANGKPSATRAHIEPGIKVPLSNTWGSWTTEARLLGTYYSQDLNGVDTTSGEFSGLEKTVSRVIPEFRSHAGIILERNTTLVTGYTQTLEPQVQYLYVPEQDQSEIGLYDTTLLQTDYYGLFRSRKYSGVDRIAAANQLSYGASSRFFDDEYKERLNISFGQIFFIDKDTKNPDATVGEEARSNYSSWAVEIDFNYDDYLFYHGGVQYDIDAGDMQLANSTIEYRIDENGFVQANYRYVTKEYIEDNVGDTITNIDEITREGISQAGLVTGYQFSPKWYASAQYYHDMNENIAIEWLANLRYKDDCWYVGVTYSNELRSWTGTGYADVNADPVYENNFSINFGIVGFGTAAGTGSNTTGFDSSGNSLEYGRPFFLNN; encoded by the coding sequence ATGCAATGTTTCTCCCGCACCTTGTTAGCCGCATCGATCAGCTCTGCGTTATTTGTGCCGACAACTCAAGCTGAAACAACAATTGATGATAGTGTGCAGGAAATGCCCTCTACAGATCAATGTTTGATCGCACCATCTGAAGATTTACACCTCAATGAGCCGGCGTACGTCGAGGCCGATCGCCTAGAAGCCGTTAACGGTGAGAAAGCAAGTTACTCAGGGTCTGTAAAAGTGACTCAAGGCATCAAAACCATTGAAGCTGAGACGGTCACCCTACACCAGCAAGAAAACATTGTTGTCGCAGAAGGGAATGTGACCTTCAATGATGGTCAGTTCAAAGCCACATCAGATAAAGTGACCAACAACCTCACTACCAATGAGTTTGAGCTGGAAAACACTCAGTATCAGATGCTGTGTGAGTCAGGTCGTGGTGATGCGCGGTATATTGCTCGCACGGGTAAAGCCGTCTACGAGCTGGAAGATGGAACCATTACCTCTTGCCCTCCAGGTGACAAGTCGTGGCGTCTGAAAGCCTCTAATATCGAACTTGATCAAGACGAAGAGAGCGCCACTTTCGTCAATCCTCGTTTCGAGGTATTAGACGTTCCTATTTTCTACCTGCCATACTTAACGGTTCCAGTAGGTGAGAGTCGTAAAACCGGTTTTCTTTACCCAACATTCTCTTACGGCTCAAGCGACGGTTTCGAAACAGAAATACCGTTTTACTGGAACATTGCACCAAATTACGACCTTCAAACTACCGCGAAATACATGTCTGAGCGTGGCACTCAGCTGAATAATGAATTCCGCCATTTAAGTCAGTTTGGTCAAAGTACCGTCACATTTGAGTATTTAGATAACGACAGCAAATTCAAAGAGAAAGGCAGTCGATGGGGCGGCCAGTTTGAGTTTAATGGTATCTACAAAGAAGCGTGGAAGTTTGACGTCGATTACGCAAAGGTCAGTGACGTAGATTACTTCACGGATGTCGACTCGGCTATTGGTAACCGAGAAGATGGCCAACTTTTACAGTCGGGTTCCGTCGCTTATCGCTCTTTAAATTGGGATGCTTCACTGGCAGTGCGTGATTTCCAAGTACTGACCGAAGGTGAAAACCAACCATACCAGCTAATGCCGCAGGTCAAATTCAACTACTACGCACCTATACTGTGGAACACTGTAGAAATGGATGTTATCAGTCACGTGTCTCGCTTTGAGACCGAGGCAAATGGTAAACCTTCCGCCACTCGAGCGCATATTGAGCCAGGCATTAAGGTTCCTCTGAGTAACACTTGGGGTTCTTGGACAACGGAGGCACGCCTGCTTGGAACTTATTACAGCCAAGACCTTAACGGTGTTGATACCACAAGCGGTGAGTTTTCTGGTTTAGAAAAGACCGTCAGCCGAGTGATCCCTGAGTTTAGAAGTCATGCTGGCATCATTCTTGAGCGAAATACCACCCTTGTCACTGGCTATACCCAGACTCTTGAACCGCAAGTTCAATATCTCTATGTACCAGAGCAAGACCAAAGTGAGATTGGCTTGTATGACACAACCCTTCTGCAAACTGACTATTACGGCCTATTCCGCAGTCGTAAGTACAGCGGCGTTGATCGTATCGCAGCAGCAAACCAATTGAGCTATGGTGCATCGTCACGTTTCTTTGACGATGAATACAAAGAGCGTCTCAATATCTCTTTTGGTCAGATCTTTTTCATCGATAAAGACACCAAAAACCCAGATGCAACCGTCGGAGAAGAGGCTCGTTCTAACTACTCATCATGGGCTGTTGAGATCGACTTTAACTATGATGATTACCTCTTCTATCACGGTGGTGTTCAATACGACATTGATGCAGGCGATATGCAGTTAGCGAATAGTACAATTGAGTACCGCATCGATGAAAACGGCTTTGTTCAAGCTAACTATCGCTATGTCACCAAAGAGTATATTGAAGATAATGTAGGCGATACCATCACTAATATTGATGAGATCACCCGTGAGGGTATTTCTCAAGCTGGCTTAGTAACGGGCTACCAGTTCTCACCGAAATGGTATGCAAGTGCTCAGTACTACCATGATATGAATGAAAACATCGCTATCGAGTGGCTCGCCAACCTTCGTTACAAAGACGATTGTTGGTATGTGGGCGTGACCTATAGTAACGAGCTACGAAGCTGGACAGGAACGGGCTATGCCGATGTCAACGCCGATCCTGTTTACGAAAATAACTTCAGTATCAACTTCGGTATTGTTGGTTTCGGCACAGCAGCAGGCACAGGCTCCAACACCACTGGCTTTGATAGTTCGGGTAACTCATTAGAGTATGGCCGCCCATTCTTCTTAAATAACTAA
- the leuB gene encoding 3-isopropylmalate dehydrogenase, which yields MTDKSYKIAVLPGDGIGPEVMQQAHKVLDAIEKKHAISFAREEYDVGGIAIDNHGCPLPESTVKGCEESDAVLFGSVGGPKWEHLPPNDQPERGALLPLRKHFQLFCNLRPAQIHKGLESFSPLRADISDRGFDIVVVRELTGGIYFGQPKGREGEGANEKAFDTEVYHRYEIERIAKIAFESARLRNKNVYSIDKANVLQSSILWREVVEEVAKDYPDVTLNHMYIDNATMQLIKDPSQFDVMLCSNIFGDIISDECAMITGSMGMLPSASLNESNFGLYEPAGGSAPDIAGKNIANPVAQILSAALMLRYSLGEEEAAQAIETAVSKALSAGELTADLAGDKPALTTSEMGDKIAQYILEA from the coding sequence ATGACTGACAAATCATACAAAATTGCCGTACTACCTGGCGATGGCATCGGCCCAGAAGTAATGCAACAAGCACATAAAGTGTTAGACGCTATTGAAAAGAAACATGCAATTAGCTTTGCACGTGAAGAGTATGATGTCGGCGGTATCGCGATCGATAACCACGGTTGCCCACTACCGGAGTCAACAGTTAAAGGGTGTGAAGAGTCTGACGCTGTATTGTTCGGCTCTGTCGGTGGCCCTAAGTGGGAACACCTTCCACCAAACGACCAGCCAGAGCGTGGTGCCCTACTTCCTCTACGTAAACACTTCCAACTGTTCTGTAACCTACGCCCAGCACAGATCCACAAAGGTCTAGAGTCATTCTCACCACTTCGTGCAGACATCTCTGATCGCGGCTTCGACATCGTTGTTGTTCGTGAATTAACGGGTGGTATTTACTTCGGTCAACCAAAAGGCCGTGAAGGCGAAGGCGCCAATGAAAAAGCATTCGATACTGAGGTGTACCACCGCTACGAGATCGAGCGTATCGCTAAAATCGCTTTTGAATCTGCTCGTCTCCGTAACAAGAATGTCTACTCAATTGACAAAGCGAACGTTCTACAAAGCTCTATCTTGTGGCGTGAAGTTGTCGAAGAAGTAGCAAAAGATTACCCAGACGTAACGCTAAACCACATGTACATTGATAACGCGACGATGCAGCTTATCAAAGACCCGTCTCAATTTGACGTGATGCTTTGCTCGAACATCTTTGGTGACATCATCTCAGATGAGTGCGCAATGATCACCGGCTCTATGGGCATGCTACCTTCTGCTAGCTTAAACGAAAGCAACTTCGGTCTATACGAGCCTGCAGGCGGCAGTGCACCTGACATCGCAGGCAAAAACATCGCAAACCCAGTCGCTCAAATCCTGTCTGCAGCATTGATGCTGCGTTACAGCTTAGGTGAAGAAGAGGCAGCACAAGCGATAGAGACGGCAGTATCAAAAGCGCTATCTGCAGGTGAATTAACCGCTGATCTTGCTGGTGACAAACCGGCACTCACCACTTCAGAGATGGGCGATAAGATCGCACAGTACATTCTAGAAGCGTAA